The bacterium genome window below encodes:
- a CDS encoding UDP binding domain-containing protein — protein sequence EWEEFKKLDLKKIKRLMKAPIIVDGRNVFEPEKMKSLGFIYKSIGRSM from the coding sequence CCGAATGGGAAGAGTTTAAAAAACTTGACCTTAAGAAGATTAAGAGGCTGATGAAAGCTCCCATTATAGTTGATGGAAGGAACGTCTTCGAGCCTGAAAAGATGAAATCTCTGGGCTTTATCTATAAAAGCATCGGCCGTTCCATGTAG